A genomic window from Populus nigra chromosome 7, ddPopNigr1.1, whole genome shotgun sequence includes:
- the LOC133699556 gene encoding uncharacterized protein LOC133699556, which yields MGTEFLYKMYIPGYHSTRDLDDSSGDVRWPSHHENKAFGQYHDMLAAKPEIDRYSGYDKEHLRQTILRHENTFKHQVHELHRLHKIQMDIMNEVRSKQSVICLDHVGTLQSNPFAFPHEGDRRRCHNPSLPLVAMNCHIPSASGADSVQSHFGSINVQNMQSGCGSTHGGSRLKDEYKHKKLQRRLFDLELPGDKYINDEDDARGAFVGSGVETHPPNWNCNVTYEKNCNMSTPSSVYSGCNGDAFSSITHLSRTPGFADLNEPFKVEEAHGTISFDTLGKATYSKEEIQGRDLSANSSPGFQCLAKEVSQRHKEKDEGISQCNQHLDKEWGKKGRPPLNFNPGHISTRTFNRTFYGEYLPTQSESLHVGCMKAHEPDQNKPEQLRKKTIFGVEISDRNHDASVMFSDTLLQPPAPPSNVVNSESSSISSWKKPPASLRRNAIYVQGNPCFNTFPESNKSSATLIHCPEVSTDWSIVNEKVDFVPGPEVELSYKNDLCFVSQSQSKEKRVYHASAGHSNGHSASYSASELAPQHRPPNNPRGSGWLDNIKSAEEVNLNAVLPKCCPNEAISDSNLISIGIQRREEIPLGGLSWLRAISPCEGNSSVEMPDSQKVNLDSLQRKYDELFACDSGTIKGLNQNYIQDSSSATNVHDAKDRRIGGDCSSNRKILGVPIFEKHMSKDQPSASSGLKPSCCVSETNDASFIKGGLLRTDLNQDPMESESVETQNTKILNAERHSVDCRASLRHPIDLNVSVTEEEAQVSICSPRTKDEIAIEIDLEAPVVLENEIDIISGGEFLESKVKEPFQSITDESKDFRGGFLMAAAEALVSISSSGACKFQDNAPCHDSLQWFTEIVSLYEGYIENDVGSISVHENITDCEDPKSDVVDFFEYMTLNLTETVVEEHNFEPMVLESIKDETSLPRRPRRGQARRGKHRKDFQRDVLPGLVCLSRNDVTEDLQMIEGLITATGGTWRSGLSQRNSPKRKAGRGRKRAAPAAASPIVTAVSPPQTQQPDCGELGLEVTGWGKRTRRPPRQRYPINNP from the exons ATGGGAACTGAATTTCTGTATAAGATGTATATACCGGGTTATCATTCTACAAGGGATCTGGATGACAGTAGTGGGGATGTTAGATGGCCTTCACATCATGAAAACAAGGCCTTTGGGCAGTACCATGACATGCTTGCTGCAAAGCCAGAAATAGATAGATACTCTGGATATGACAAGGAACACTTGAGGCAAACCATACTGAGGCATGAAAACACATTCAAACATCAG GTCCATGAACTGCACCGGCTTCACAAAATACAAATGGACATAATGAATGAAGTCCGGAGCAAACAATCAGTCATATGCCTTGATCATGTGGGAACATTGCAATCAAATCCTTTTGCCTTTCCACATGAAGGAGACCGAAGGAGGTGTCACAATCCCAGTTTGCCTTTAGTGGCTATGAATTGTCATATACCATCTGCCTCAGGTGCTGATAGTGTCCAATCACATTTTGGTTCCATTAATGTGCAGAACATGCAATCCGGATGTGGCTCAACACACGGTGGTTCCAGGCTTAAGGATGAATACAAGCACAAGAAGCTTCAGAGGAGATTATTTGACCTTGAATTGCCTGGTGACAAATACATAAATGATGAAGATGACGCACGTGGGGCATTTGTAGGGTCAGGGGTGGAAACTCACCCTCCAAATTGGAATTGTAACGTTACTTATGAGAAAAATTGCAATATGTCCACCCCAAGTAGTGTGTACTCTGGCTGCAATGGTGATGCTTTTAGTTCCATTACACACTTAAGTAGGACCCCAGGTTTTGCAGATTTGAATGAACCTTTCAAGGTTGAGGAGGCACATGGTACAATTTCTTTTGATACTCTAGGCAAGGCTACCTATTCTAAAGAGGAGATACAGGGGCGGGATTTATCTGCAAATTCATCCCCAGGCTTCCAATGTTTGGCCAAGGAAGTTTCTCAAAGACATAAAGAAAAGGATGAGGGAATCAGCCAATGTAATCAGCATTTAGATAAAGAATGGGGGAAGAAAGGCCGACCACCTCTTAACTTCAACCCTG GCCATATAAGCACCAGAACTTTCAATAGAACTTTTTATGGAGAATATTTGCCTACACAAAGTGAGTCATTGCATGTTGGCTGCATGAAAGCCCATGAGCCTGATCAGAATAAACCAGAACAATTGAGAAAGAAGACAATTTTTGGTGTAGAAATCTCCGATAGAAATCATGATGCATCTGTTATGTTTTCAGATACACTTCTGCAGCCACCTGCTCCTCCATCTAATGTAGTAAATTCCGAGTCATCCTCCATTTCATCTTGGAAGAAGCCTCCAGCTAGCTTGAGACGGAATGCAATATATGTTCAGGGAAACCCTTGCTTTAATACCTTTCCTGAATCAAATAAGAGTTCAGCAACATTGATTCATTGCCCTGAAGTTTCTACAGATTGGTCGATTGTTAATGAAAAAGTGGATTTTGTTCCAGGTCCTGAAGTTGAATTGTCCTATAAAAATGACCTCTGCTTCGTTTCTCAGTCTCAGTCCAAGGAAAAACGAGTTTACCATGCATCAGCAGGTCACTCGAATGGTCACAGTGCTAGTTATTCAGCTTCTGAACTAGCTCCTCAGCATAGGCCTCCAAATAACCCAAGGGGTTCAGGCTGGCTGGATAATATAAAATCTGCAGAGGAAGTAAACCTCAATGCAGTACTTCCAAAATGTTGCCCAAATGAAGCAATTTCTGATTCAAATCTTATTTCCATTGGTATTCAAAGGAGGGAAGAAATTCCACTAGGAGGGTTATCTTGGCTGAGAGCTATTTCACCTTGTGAAGGAAATTCTTCTGTTGAAATGCCCGACTCTCAAAAGGTGAATTTGGATTCCTTGCAAAGAAAATATGATGAGCTTTTTGCTTGCGATTCTGGAACAATAAAGGGCCTCAATCAAAACTATATCCAGGATTCGTCATCAGCAACAAATGTGCATGATGCCAAAGACAGAAGAATAGGAGGTGACTGTTCAAGCAATAGGAAGATTCTTGGTGTTCCCATTTTTGAAAAGCACATGTCCAAGGATCAGCCTTCTGCCAGCTCTGGCCTGAAGCCTAGTTGTTGTGTTTCAGAGACTAATGATGCTAGCTTTATCAAAGGTGGGTTACTTCGTACTGATCTGAATCAGGATCCTATGGAATCTGAATCCGTGGAGACCCAAAACACAAAGATTTTAAATGCGGAAAGGCATTCAGTTGATTGTAGAGCTAGCTTAAGACACCCAATTGATTTGAATGTGAGTGTGACTGAAGAAGAGGCTCAAGTGAGTATTTGTTCTCCAAGAACCAAGGATGAGATTGCAATTGAGATAGATTTGGAGGCGCCAGTTGTCCTTGAAAATGAAATAGACATTATATCTGGTGGTGAATTTCTAGAGAGTAAAGTTAAAGAACCATTTCAGTCAATAACTGATGAATCCAAGGACTTTCGTGGAGGCTTTTTGATGGCTGCAGCTGAGGCTTTAGTTTCTATCTCATCTTCTGGTGCATGCAAGTTTCAAGACAATGCTCCATGCCATGACTCACTACAGTGGTTCACAGAGATAGTTTCTTTGTATGAAGGTTACATTGAGAATGATGTAGGATCAATTTCAGTGCACGAGAATATTACTGATTGTGAAGATCCAAAATCAGAtgtggttgatttttttgaGTATATGACCTTAAATTTAACTGAAACCGTGGTAGAAGAGCATAATTTTGAGCCAATGGTTTTGGAAAGCATAAAAGATGAAACATCATTGCCAAGACGTCCTCGGAGAGGTCAGGCCAGGAGAGGAAAGCATCGGAAGGACTTTCAAAGAGATGTACTTCCTGGTCTTGTCTGTTTGTCTAGGAATGATGTGACTGAGGATCTTCAGATGATTGAAGGGCTCATCACAGCAACCGGTGGCACTTGGCGGTCAGGTTTGTCACAGAGAAATTCTCCTAAAAGAAAGGCAGGAAGGGGGAGAAAGCGTGCAGCCCCAGCTGCTGCCTCTCCAATAGTAACAGCAGTGAGTCCACCGCAAACTCAGCAACCTGATTGTGGAGAACTGGGACTTGAGGTAACAGGATGGGGAAAGAGGACAAGGCGTCCTCCACGACAGAGATATCCCATTAATAACCCTTAA